CGAGCAGCTCGTCGACGACCGGGGCGGCGCTCGTCGCCGAGCGGTCGAAGAGCTTCGTCGGGGTGAGCTTCAGATCGCCGGAGCGGCCGGCGGCGAGCGTCTGCGCGAACTCGAAGCGGGCGAGGAACTGTCCGCTCGAAAGCCAGGCGAGGCCGTTGTTCCAGCCGTTCACGCCGGGCGGCTCGAAGAGGTTCATGCCCATGTCGCCGAGGTGGTCGGGGAGGGTCTTGGCGTTGGTCGAGGCGCGCGTCGCGCGGATCGCGTGGAAGGCGAACTCGCAGGGGTTCTTCACCGTCTGGCTCTTGGCCGCGTCACTGTAGAAATCGTCGTGCAGGAAGATCGATCGCAGGAGGTCGCGGATCACGAAACCGCCGGTGATGAACGGGCCGGTGACCTCGTCGATGCGCGTCTTGGTCGGGCTCGGGTAGGCGAAGTACTCCCAGAGCTTCTTCGCGAGGAAGCGCGGCATCGTGAGCGCGCCGTCGCTGTCGGTGCGGGCGAAGAGCACGTCGAGGACGTTGGTTGCGGGCGGCAGCAGGGTGCCGCTCGCGTCGACCACGCCGAGATTGCCCGTGACGCCGAGGACCGTCTTGCTGCCGCCGTCGAACCGGGTGGGATCGAAGACGCCCGCGTCATCCTCGATCACGAAGCCGGTGAGGGCGCGGGCCATCTCCTGGACGTCGGTCTGCGAGTAGTTCGGCATCCCGTTCAGGTCGTTCACGCCGAGCGCGAAGAGCTCCATCACCTCCCGGCCGTAGTTCTCGTTCGGCTTGCCGACCTTGTTGCGGTTGCCGTCGAGGAACTCGAGCATGGCCGGATCGCGCGTCACCTCGAAGAGGAGGGTCTTGAAGTCGACGAGGCCGTGGCGCCGGAAGAGCGCGTTCTGCCGCGACATCCAGAGGTTGTTCTTGACGATGCTGACTGAGCAGGCGAAGTGATCGTGCCAGAAGAGGCACATCTTCTCCTGGAGCCGGCGCGTGGTTGCCTTGACCATGCGCTTCGCCCACCAGGTGCGCAGCGCCGCGAGGTCCTCCGGGTCGGTGGCGGCGCTGCCGGACTTGCCGGGGCCCTTGGCGCCCGTGCCCTTGACCGTGACGAGCTTCTCGACGGCCGTGGCCTGTCCGTAGCGGACGTACTTCTCGACGTCGCGCTCGTCGCCGCCGAATCCGGCGCGCGAGAGAAGATGCGCGGCGTTCTCCGCGTCCCAAGTGACCATGATCTTCTCCTCCTTTGGAAAGGCGAAGGATCGCGAGCGGTCGTCGGGGAGGAGCGGTGGGCGAGGGCGACGACGAGATCCGATCCGGCCGAAGCCATGCTTACCAAGCGGTCAGGCCGGAGCCAAGCTTTTTTTTGCCAAGACCGGGTACGTGTTGACCCGCCGCGGCGCCTGTGACCCTTGCTCGGGCGATGCCGCGCCTGCAGGTTGGAATCGAGACGTCGTGTGCGGAGGTCCGGCCGCTCGTCGCGGCGGGCTTGCGGCACGTCGTGATGTGGAACGTCGGTCCGCTCGGGGCCGGCGGGAGCCCCGCCGACCTGGCGCGGCGGACGCAGCTCATCTGGAAGCTGAAGAAGCTCGCGACGCGGGTGGCGGCGTGAGCGGACGGACCCTGCTCACCGGCGCGACCGGCACGGTCGGCCACGCGATCGCGCGGGCGCTTCTCGCGGAGGGGCGTGCCGTGCGCGCGCTCGTGCGCGACGTCGAGCGGGGCCGCGAGCTCGTGCCGGATCGCGTCGAGCTCGTCGCGGGCGACGTCACCGATGCGGCCTCGGTGCGG
The sequence above is drawn from the Deltaproteobacteria bacterium genome and encodes:
- a CDS encoding DUF1800 domain-containing protein, with translation MVTWDAENAAHLLSRAGFGGDERDVEKYVRYGQATAVEKLVTVKGTGAKGPGKSGSAATDPEDLAALRTWWAKRMVKATTRRLQEKMCLFWHDHFACSVSIVKNNLWMSRQNALFRRHGLVDFKTLLFEVTRDPAMLEFLDGNRNKVGKPNENYGREVMELFALGVNDLNGMPNYSQTDVQEMARALTGFVIEDDAGVFDPTRFDGGSKTVLGVTGNLGVVDASGTLLPPATNVLDVLFARTDSDGALTMPRFLAKKLWEYFAYPSPTKTRIDEVTGPFITGGFVIRDLLRSIFLHDDFYSDAAKSQTVKNPCEFAFHAIRATRASTNAKTLPDHLGDMGMNLFEPPGVNGWNNGLAWLSSGQFLARFEFAQTLAAGRSGDLKLTPTKLFDRSATSAAPVVDELL